One Coffea arabica cultivar ET-39 chromosome 5e, Coffea Arabica ET-39 HiFi, whole genome shotgun sequence DNA segment encodes these proteins:
- the LOC113687920 gene encoding acetylserotonin O-methyltransferase isoform X2: MEEEKIKKEAEEEAQAQVDIWKYVFGFTEMAVVKCAIELGIPDFLESQDGQAMTLDGLSAALGCSPSSLYRIMRFLTNRGIFRQVNQGHGCSSQNSTSNAIGSSSITYVQTPLSRLLARNGEKSMAAIVLLESSPVMLSPWLGLGRRVLANSPPPFDTYHGQDLWSYAQNNPAHSKLINDAMACDARVAVSAMINGCPQVFEGISSLVDVGGGDGTALRTLLKACPCIRGINFDLPHVVSFAPHSDGVEHVGGDMFHSVPNADAAFIMGLTSYPFYSMSSGCCMTGEMTSVSAY, translated from the exons ATGGAggaagagaaaataaaaaaagaagcagAGGAAGAGGCTCAGGCTCAAGTGGATATATGGAAATACGTTTTCGGCTTTACTGAAATGGCTGTTGTGAAATGTGCCATTGAGCTTGGGATTCCGGACTTCCTGGAAAGCCAGGATGGCCAAGCCATGACACTTGATGGGCTGTCTGCCGCCCTTGGTTGCTCGCCTTCTTCCCTTTATCGAATCATGAGGTTCTTAACCAACCGCGGCATCTTTAGACAAGTTAATCAAGGACATGGCTGCTCCTCACAAAATAGTACTAGCAATGCTATTGGTAGTAGTAGTATTACTTATGTACAGACGCCCCTCTCTCGTCTTCTGGCTAGAAATGGAGAGAAAAGCATGGCTGCTATTGTGCTACTGGAAAGCAGCCCTGTGATGCTTTCGCCGTGGCTTGGCTTGGGGCGACGTGTCTTGGCAAATAGCCCTCCACCATTTGACACTTATCACGGCCAGGACTTATGGAGTTACGCGCAAAACAATCCTGCTCACAGCAAGCTGATCAACGATGCCATGGCTTGCGATGCTCGGGTTGCCGTTTCAGCCATGATCAACGGGTGTCCGCAGGTGTTCGAGGGGATTTCTTCGTTGGTGGATGTCGGCGGAGGCGACGGAACGGCTCTCCGCACATTGCTCAAGGCTTGCCCTTGCATCCGCGGGATCAATTTTGATCTTCCTCATGTTGTCTCTTTTGCCCCTCATTCTGATGGCGTGGAGCATGTTGGAGGCGACATGTTTCACAGCGTTCCAAATGCTGACGCTGCTTTTATCATG GGCCTCACAAGTTATCCATTTTACTCCATGTCAAG TGGGTGTTGCATGACTGGGGAGATGACGAGTGTATCAGCATATTGA
- the LOC113687920 gene encoding acetylserotonin O-methyltransferase isoform X1, translating to MEEEKIKKEAEEEAQAQVDIWKYVFGFTEMAVVKCAIELGIPDFLESQDGQAMTLDGLSAALGCSPSSLYRIMRFLTNRGIFRQVNQGHGCSSQNSTSNAIGSSSITYVQTPLSRLLARNGEKSMAAIVLLESSPVMLSPWLGLGRRVLANSPPPFDTYHGQDLWSYAQNNPAHSKLINDAMACDARVAVSAMINGCPQVFEGISSLVDVGGGDGTALRTLLKACPCIRGINFDLPHVVSFAPHSDGVEHVGGDMFHSVPNADAAFIMWVLHDWGDDECISILMNCKEAIPQDTGKVIIVEAVIDHEGGDDKLKDVGLMLDMVMMAHTTTGKERTSEEWAYILNKAGFSRHTMTHIQAVQSVIEAYP from the exons ATGGAggaagagaaaataaaaaaagaagcagAGGAAGAGGCTCAGGCTCAAGTGGATATATGGAAATACGTTTTCGGCTTTACTGAAATGGCTGTTGTGAAATGTGCCATTGAGCTTGGGATTCCGGACTTCCTGGAAAGCCAGGATGGCCAAGCCATGACACTTGATGGGCTGTCTGCCGCCCTTGGTTGCTCGCCTTCTTCCCTTTATCGAATCATGAGGTTCTTAACCAACCGCGGCATCTTTAGACAAGTTAATCAAGGACATGGCTGCTCCTCACAAAATAGTACTAGCAATGCTATTGGTAGTAGTAGTATTACTTATGTACAGACGCCCCTCTCTCGTCTTCTGGCTAGAAATGGAGAGAAAAGCATGGCTGCTATTGTGCTACTGGAAAGCAGCCCTGTGATGCTTTCGCCGTGGCTTGGCTTGGGGCGACGTGTCTTGGCAAATAGCCCTCCACCATTTGACACTTATCACGGCCAGGACTTATGGAGTTACGCGCAAAACAATCCTGCTCACAGCAAGCTGATCAACGATGCCATGGCTTGCGATGCTCGGGTTGCCGTTTCAGCCATGATCAACGGGTGTCCGCAGGTGTTCGAGGGGATTTCTTCGTTGGTGGATGTCGGCGGAGGCGACGGAACGGCTCTCCGCACATTGCTCAAGGCTTGCCCTTGCATCCGCGGGATCAATTTTGATCTTCCTCATGTTGTCTCTTTTGCCCCTCATTCTGATGGCGTGGAGCATGTTGGAGGCGACATGTTTCACAGCGTTCCAAATGCTGACGCTGCTTTTATCATG TGGGTGTTGCATGACTGGGGAGATGACGAGTGTATCAGCATATTGATGAACTGCAAAGAAGCTATTCCTCAAGACACGGGGAAAGTGATCATCGTAGAGGCTGTGATAGATCATGAAGGAGGAGACGACAAGCTTAAAGATGTGGGTTTGATGTTAGATATGGTGATGATGGCTCATACAACcacaggaaaagaaagaacgtCAGAGGAATGGGCATATATTCTGAACAAGGCTGGATTCAGCAGACACACTATGACACACATCCAAGCGGTTCAATCTGTAATTGAGGCCTATCCTTAA